GCCATCGGTCACATCCTGACGCGCCGCAAACAGCGGCACGGCGGCCTGTGAGGCGTTACCGGTCAGCGCCAGTGGCGCGTCGATGGTGGCCGCCTCGACGAGGTCGGCCACCCGGTATTCGCCGCTCAGGCCGACTGTCGGTACGGTGACCATTCCATGAACAGTCGCTCGGCGGCGGTGGCGTCCGGTGCCTCGCGCAGGGCCTTGGTGAAACGGTCGTCGGAGAACATCTGCGCGAGCGTGGCCAGGGTCTCCAGATGTGCCTCGGCGGCGTCGGCGGGCACCAGCAGTGCGTAGAACACATCGACGGGCTGGCCGTCGATCGCGTCGTAGTCGACGCCCTCGCTGAGTGTGAGCAGTGCGGCGCGCGCCTCGGTCAGACTGGTCGAGCGCCCGTGCGGAATCGCCACGCCGTGTCCGATGCCGGTGCTGCCGAGCCGTTCACGGCTCAGCAGGCACTCGTAGGCACTGGCGGCGGCCTCGTCGGCTTCGACATCCAGCAGTTCGCCGAGTCGTTCGAGTACGCGTTTGCGACTCGATTGCGCCGCTCCACATTCGATGCGCGAAGGCGCGAGCAGTTGTGCAGGATCTGCCATGTTCTGGTCTCTGGAGCGGCTCCCGGGTTGGCGTCAGACCTGGGGTTCCGCGCGGCGGATCGAATGCTCGTTGTGATGCGCCGAGCGTTTTTCCTTGAGTTTCTTGATCTGCCGGTCGAGCTTGTCCACGAGTCCGTCGATGGCGGCGTACATGTCGGTGTGCACCGCGTCGGCAAACACGTTCGCGCCCTGCACATGCACAGTGGCTTCGGCCTTCTGATCGAGCTTTTCGACGGACAGGATGACATGAGTGTCCGTCGTGCGATCGAAGTGACGCTCGATGCGTTCAAACTTGCTCAGCACATAGCTGCGCAGCGCATCGGTGACGTCGACATGATGGCCGGAGACTGAAATCTGCATGGATGTACTCCTGGATAACGTCAGCATGGATGCTGACAGGGATTGGACTCGATCGAAACAGCCGTGCCCGGGCCATCGTTCGGTCCGGGGCGGACGATGCGACGGCTCGCGCGATGCAAAGCCGGGGGCAACTCTGGGCGAGTCAGGGTTGCCCGCAGCACAGGGAAGTGTTGCCGCCCTGGCAATCCGCGACGGATCGATCAGGGCTTCCTCAGGCAAGTCGCTTGCGTTCATTCGACGGTGGTATGGCCATGGCCTCGCGATACTTGGCAACGGTGCGACGCGCGACCTCAACGCCACGGTTGGACAACAAGACGGCGATGCGATTGTCGCTCAACGGTTTGGCCGGCGGCTCTTCCGACACGAGTTGACGAATCAGCGCGCGCACGGCGGTGGCCGAATGGGTCTCGCCGTTTTCCGAGGTGACGTGACTCGAAAAGAAATACTTGAGCTCATAGACGCCGCGCGGCGTATGCATGTACTTGCGCATCGTCACGCGCGAAACGGTGGATTCGTGCAGGCTCAGCGAGTCGGCAATCTCGCGCAGCACCAGCGGTCGCATGGCCTCGTCGCCGCGTTCGAGGAACTCGCGCTGGTGCTCGACGATGGCCGAGGCCACGCGCAGCAGTGTCTCGTTGCGACTGGCAAGGCTTTTCAGAAACCAGCGTGCCTCCTGCAGGCGGTCGCGCAGGTAGGAGGCGTCGTCGGCGTTGCCGTTGCGGCGCACCAGACCCTGGTAGAAGCGGTTGATGCGAAGCTTCGGCATCGTCTCGTTGTTGAGCTCGACGCGCCAGCCGTGTTCGGAGCGACGCACGATGACGTCCGGCACGATGTACTCGATGGATGCAGCGGCAAACGTGCTGCCGGGGCGCGGGTTCTGTGCACGAATCAGTGCAATGGCACGGTCGAATTCCTCGTCGCTCGCGCCGAGTCGCTGGGCGATGGTCTGCGCACGCTGGCGCGGCAGTTCGTCGAGATGATCTTCGACCAGCGTCAGCGCCAGTGCGAGACTGTGGGTCTCTGGTGACAGCTGGCGAAGCTGCAGCAGCAGGCACTCGCGCAGATCGCGTGCACCGACACCCGCCGGGTCGAATGCCTGCACGCGCTTGAGCACGGCCGCGACTTCATCGGGTTCGATCGGGTCGTCCGCGCTGACATCCACGGACAGCGCGATGTCGTCGAGCGGGGACTCGAGGTAGCCATCGTCATTGATGCCATCGATCAGCGCTTGGGCGATGGCCCGGTCGCGGGCACTGAACGGTGCCAGGTTGAGCTGCCAGTACAGGTAGTCGTGCAGCGTCTGGGTCGCCGCCGAACGCGCCAGATAATCCTCGGGGACGGCACGTTCCGATTCGCCGCCCTGACCGCCGAGCGATGCCTCGTAGACATCGTCCCAGACGCTGTCGACGGGCAGCTCGTCCGGGATGTCCTCGCGCATCTCCTCACGCGCGTCCGTGGGGGCGTCGTCGGGGGCGGAGAACTCGACCTCGTCCGGGCCGTCCCGGCCGTCCGGCTCATCGTGCGCGGGCTCGTCGCCGGACTCGAATTCGTCGAGTTCCAGCATCGGGTTGGTTTCGAGTACCTGCTGGATTTCGGTCGACAGTTCAAGCGTCGACAGCTGCAACATGCGGATGGCCTGTTGCAGCTGCGGGGTGATCGTCAGCTGCTGGCCGATGCGAAGTTGTAGCGACTGTTTCATGCAGGGCCAGATGGACTCGTACGGCGCTCGAAATGGCCAGCGCGGGATCGCGAAGGGTGCTTGTAATACTAGCGCAACCTGCCCGGTTTGCGATTGTTTCCGCGCCGGGCCGGGCGCTGGCGCGGGACCGCGCTTGCCCCGGTTTTCAAATTAAAACCATATATAAATCAGCAAGTTGTACCGAATTTCCCGGGTGGCTGTGCAGATTACATCCGGAACGCCTCGCCGAGGTAGACCTTGCGTACGGTCGGGTCCGCGAGGATCGCCTGGGGTTCGCCGTTGGCGATCACGCTGCCGCCCGAGATGATGTAGGCCCGCTCGCAGATGCCCAGCGTCTCGCGCACGTTGTGATCGGTGATCAGCACGCCGATGCCGCGATCGGTCAGGTGCCGGACCAGATCGCGGATGTCGCCGACGGCGATCGGGTCGATGCCGGCAAACGGCTCGTCGAGCAGCATGACCCGCGGCTCGCTGGCCAGGGCACGGGCGATCTCCAGCCGGCGGCGCTCGCCACCGGACAGGCTCGTCGCGCGCTGCTCGGCCAGATGCGCGATGTTGAACTGCTCGAGCAGCGAGAGGGTGCGCCGCTCGACCATCGCGCGGGTCTGGCGCGGGCGCGTCTGCACGATGGCGCGCACGTTGTCGGCGACGCTCAGCCCGCGAAACACCGAGGCCTCCTGCGGCAGGTAGCCAAGGCCCAGTTGCGCGCGGGCGTGCATCGGCAGATCGGTGATGTCGACCCCGTCGAGGCGCACGCTGCCGGCGTCGGCGCCGATCAGTCCGACGATGATGTAGAAGCAGGTGGTCTTGCCGGCGCCGTTCGGGCCGAGCAGGCCGACGACCTCGCCGGCACCGACCTCGAGCGCGACATCGTCGACGATGACACGGCCGCCATAGCGTTTCGCGAGGCCGGCGGCCTCGAGCATGGGCATCGCGCGGTCGCTTAGGGCTTGGTGGCGTCTGCCGCGGTGCGCGCCGGCAGCGTGATCTGCACGCGGTTTTTGCCTTCCGCGCTTGCGCCGGCCTTCAGCGTGGCCTTGCCGCGGTCATAGGCAATGCGGTCGCTCGCCATGCGCGTGTCGCCCTGCGTGATCACGGCCTGGTCGATCAGCGTCAGAATATCGCTGTTGCGATCGAACTCGGCGCGCTGCGCACGTCCGCGGTATGGCACGCCCTTGTCGGGCTCCTGGTAGAAGGTCACGGGGTTGCCGGTCGCGATGATGCGGTCGGTCTCGCCGCGCGCACCGTGCACCTCCAGCCGATCGGCCTCGATGCGGATGGAACCCTGTTTGAGCACGACATTGCCGCGGTAGACGCTGACTTTCGTCTTGTCGTCGATCTCGGCGCTGTCGGCGGCGAGTTCGATCGGCTGTTTCGTGTCGTCGGCGCGGGCCTGTGCCTGCGGTGTGACGAGGCTCGCGGCAAGAAGCAGCAGCACGGCTGGAATCGAATTACTGGATGACATGTTTTCCCTTGACCTCGGCTTGCAGTTGCAGTCGCACACCGTCCTCGCCGAACCAGCTTTTCATGCCCATGCCCTCGAGCGTGGACGAGCCGCTGGCCAGCGTGACATGGCGATCGGT
This genomic window from Chromatiales bacterium contains:
- a CDS encoding PTS sugar transporter subunit IIA — translated: MADPAQLLAPSRIECGAAQSSRKRVLERLGELLDVEADEAAASAYECLLSRERLGSTGIGHGVAIPHGRSTSLTEARAALLTLSEGVDYDAIDGQPVDVFYALLVPADAAEAHLETLATLAQMFSDDRFTKALREAPDATAAERLFMEWSPYRQSA
- a CDS encoding RNA polymerase factor sigma-54 → MKQSLQLRIGQQLTITPQLQQAIRMLQLSTLELSTEIQQVLETNPMLELDEFESGDEPAHDEPDGRDGPDEVEFSAPDDAPTDAREEMREDIPDELPVDSVWDDVYEASLGGQGGESERAVPEDYLARSAATQTLHDYLYWQLNLAPFSARDRAIAQALIDGINDDGYLESPLDDIALSVDVSADDPIEPDEVAAVLKRVQAFDPAGVGARDLRECLLLQLRQLSPETHSLALALTLVEDHLDELPRQRAQTIAQRLGASDEEFDRAIALIRAQNPRPGSTFAAASIEYIVPDVIVRRSEHGWRVELNNETMPKLRINRFYQGLVRRNGNADDASYLRDRLQEARWFLKSLASRNETLLRVASAIVEHQREFLERGDEAMRPLVLREIADSLSLHESTVSRVTMRKYMHTPRGVYELKYFFSSHVTSENGETHSATAVRALIRQLVSEEPPAKPLSDNRIAVLLSNRGVEVARRTVAKYREAMAIPPSNERKRLA
- the lptB gene encoding LPS export ABC transporter ATP-binding protein, with the translated sequence MPMLEAAGLAKRYGGRVIVDDVALEVGAGEVVGLLGPNGAGKTTCFYIIVGLIGADAGSVRLDGVDITDLPMHARAQLGLGYLPQEASVFRGLSVADNVRAIVQTRPRQTRAMVERRTLSLLEQFNIAHLAEQRATSLSGGERRRLEIARALASEPRVMLLDEPFAGIDPIAVGDIRDLVRHLTDRGIGVLITDHNVRETLGICERAYIISGGSVIANGEPQAILADPTVRKVYLGEAFRM
- the lptA gene encoding lipopolysaccharide transport periplasmic protein LptA; its protein translation is MSSSNSIPAVLLLLAASLVTPQAQARADDTKQPIELAADSAEIDDKTKVSVYRGNVVLKQGSIRIEADRLEVHGARGETDRIIATGNPVTFYQEPDKGVPYRGRAQRAEFDRNSDILTLIDQAVITQGDTRMASDRIAYDRGKATLKAGASAEGKNRVQITLPARTAADATKP
- the raiA gene encoding ribosome-associated translation inhibitor RaiA → MQISVSGHHVDVTDALRSYVLSKFERIERHFDRTTDTHVILSVEKLDQKAEATVHVQGANVFADAVHTDMYAAIDGLVDKLDRQIKKLKEKRSAHHNEHSIRRAEPQV